One genomic window of Notamacropus eugenii isolate mMacEug1 chromosome 6, mMacEug1.pri_v2, whole genome shotgun sequence includes the following:
- the LOC140511015 gene encoding vomeronasal type-1 receptor 3-like: MAFLYEVIRILYLNQIIIGILGNSFLIYLCSFKLNIGQKKKPVILMLIHLLFANIIFLLFRGIPKIIEVWRLKYSVDYTSSKIISYLQRVAKGISLCSSCSLSVFQAITISPSSPMCVELKTRAPKSVLPFCLLCWICNLLMDIVVPMYGTGSSNTTHGKESWNIGFNALDLYPIKTLVFLIWKCAYDSVFVVLTAITSGYMTFLLYRHHQRIQNIQVTSLSHRSCPEQQATKSILLLASTFLIFNLTSSMFMIYMTFTKETSPVVVNVSAFLSLCFPTVSPFILFKSNTWITRCYCIC; the protein is encoded by the coding sequence ATGGCTTTTCTTTATGAAGTCATCAGAATTCTCTATCTCAACCAAATTATAATTGGGATTCTAGGAAACTCTTTTCTCATATACCTATGCAGTTTTAAACTCAACATAGGTCAAAAGAAAAAACCTGTAATTCTGATGCTCATCCATTTACTCTTTGCCaacatcattttccttcttttcagagGAATACCCAAAATAATTGAAGTTTGGAGGTTAAAATACTCTGTGGATTACACTTCTAGTAAAATTATATCTTACCTGCAGAGAGTGGCCAAAGGCATTTCCCTCTGCAGCTCCTGCAGCCTGAGTGTCTTCCAGGCCATCACCATCAGTCCAAGCAGTCCCATGTGTGTAGAGCTCAAAACAAGAGCTCCGAAGTCTGTCTTACCCTTCTGTCTTCTCTGCTGGATTTGTAATCTACTGATGGATATAGTTGTGCCTATGTATGGTACTGGTTCAAGCAACACCACACACGGTAAAGAGAGCTGGAATATTGGTTTTAATGCTCTAGACCTCTATCCAATCAAGACTTTAGTATTTCTTATCTGGAAATGTGCTTATGATAGTGTGTTTGTGGTTCTTACCGCCATTACTAGTGGTTACATGACATTTCTCCTCTACAGGCATCACCAGAGAATACAAAACATTCAGGTCACCAGTTTATCCCACAGGAGCTGCCCAGAACAGCAAGCCACGAAAAGTATCCTACTACTGGCCAGCACCTTTCTCATCTTTAATTTAACGAGCTCCATGTTTATGATTTATATGACTTTTACTAAAGAAACCAGTCCTGTGGTAGttaatgtttctgcttttctttctttgtgctttCCAACAGTCAGTCCCTTTATTCTTTTCAAGAGTAACACCTGGATCACTAGGTGCTACTGCATTTGCTGA